In the genome of Pempheris klunzingeri isolate RE-2024b chromosome 11, fPemKlu1.hap1, whole genome shotgun sequence, one region contains:
- the kcng1 gene encoding potassium voltage-gated channel subfamily G member 1, whose amino-acid sequence MTLLAGDGSDYDYSALSCASDNSLNQPPQQEEEAQKGAFYKRAQRAPELSSIHDDTLSSARKLHAIINVGGMRYQLPWTTLEDFPLSRLGQLHLCSSFDEIMRICDDYDVAHNEFFFDRSPCAFRTILTFLRAGKLRSLREMCALSFREELLYWGVSEESLEWCCRRRLLQRVEEFEAMERAEEEEDLLEDLLDSDSGHGEHAAESRLSQCMGKLRDMVERPHSGLPGKIFACLSVLFVTITAVNLSISTMPAMREEEEAGTCSQMCYNIFIVETVCVAWFSLEFTLRFIQDRSKLTFLRQPLNLIDVVAILPYYITLVVDSTSKGEKRLGSGSSYLDKVGLVLRVLRALRILYVMRLARHSLGLQTLGLTARRCTREFGLLLLFLCVAIALYSPLLYLIENEMATTQEFTSIPATYWWAVITMTTVGYGDMVPRSIPGQVVALSSILSGILLMAFPVTSIFHTFSRSYVELKQEQQRLLQRRTHFLLRSRMAGLGSNLSLESDMLFPIGSDTRDMDD is encoded by the exons ATGACCCTGTTGGCGGGTGATGGCTCTGACTATGACTACAGTGCCCTGAGCTGTGCCTCTGATAACTCCCTCAACCAACCTCCCcaacaagaggaggaggctCAGAAGGGGGCCTTCTACAAGAGGGCGCAGCGTGCCCCTGAGCTCAGCTCCATCCATGACGACACGCTGTCCAGCGCCCGTAAACTCCACGCCATCATCAATGTGGGCGGCATGCGTTACCAGCTGCCTTGGACCACCTTGGAGGACTTCCCGCTGTCTCGCCTGGGCCAGCTgcacctctgcagcagctttgaCGAGATCATGCGCATCTGTGATGACTATGATGTTGCACACAATGAGTTTTTCTTTGACCGCAGCCCCTGTGCCTTCCGTACCATCCTGACCTTCCTGCGGGCGGGTAAGCTGCGCTCCCTCAGGGAGATGTGCGCCCTTTCCTTCAGGGAGGAGCTGCTCTACTGGGGGGTCTCCGAGGAGAGCCTGGAGTGGTGCTGTCGCCGGCGTCTGCTGCAGCGCGTGGAGGAGTTTGAAGCGAtggagagggcagaggaggaggaggacctcCTGGAGGATCTGCTGGATTCAGACAGTGGCCACGGGGAGCATGCAGCAGAGTCCAGACTCAGTCAGTGCATGGGCAAGCTGAGGGACATGGTGGAGAGGCCTCACTCGGGCCTCCCCGGGAAGATCTTcgcctgtttgtctgtgttgtttgtcaCCATCACTGCTGTCAACCTGTCCATCAGCACCATGCCTGCCatgagggaagaggaggaggcg GGCACATGTTCTCAGATGTGCTACAACATCTTCATAGTGGAGACGGTGTGCGTGGCCTGGTTCTCCCTGGAGTTCACCCTGCGCTTCATTCAAGACCGCAGCAAGCTGACCTTCCTTCGACAGCCCCTGAACCTCATAGACGTGGTGGCCATCCTGCCGTACTACATCACCCTGGTGGTGGACAGCACCTCCAAGGGGGAGAAGCGTCTGGGCTCTGGCAGCAGCTACTTGGACAAAGTGGGCTTGGTGCTGCGCGTCCTCAGAGCCCTGCGGATCCTCTACGTGATGCGTCTAGCTCGCCATTCGCTGGGCCTGCAGACTCTGGGCCTGACAGCACGCCGCTGCACACGGGAGTTTGgactgctcctcctcttcctgtgcgTGGCCATCGCACTGTATTCCCCCTTGCTGTACTTGATTGAGAATGAAATGGCCACCACGCAGGAGTTCACCAGCATTCCTGCTACCTACTGGTGGGCTGTCATCACCATGACGACAGTGGGCTATGGGGACATGGTGCCGAGGAGCATCCCGGGCCAGGTAGTGGCCCTGAGCAGCATCCTGAGCGGGATCCTGCTCATGGCCTTCCCCGTCACCTCCATCTTCCACACTTTCTCGCGGTCCTACGTGGAGCTgaagcaggagcagcagaggctgctgcagaggaggactCACTTCCTGCTGCGGAGCCGCATGGCTGGCCTGGGCAGCAACCTCTCCTTAGAGAGTGATATGCTCTTCCCCATAGGCTCTGACACCAGAGACATGGACGACTGA